Proteins encoded within one genomic window of Patescibacteria group bacterium:
- the dut gene encoding dUTP diphosphatase, with the protein MKVKIKRIEKDLPLPDYQTPGSVAFDLYSRTAMTIPAKTVSVIPTNLIIETPPGYMLAIVPRSSTPKRKGLLIPHGLGIVDQDYCGEKDEILLQVYNFTDNKVTIDRGERIGQAVFIRIDKTEWEETDQMQSNSRGGYGSTGK; encoded by the coding sequence ATGAAAGTTAAAATAAAGAGAATCGAAAAAGATTTGCCACTACCCGACTATCAAACTCCCGGGTCGGTAGCTTTTGATTTATATAGCAGGACAGCCATGACTATACCTGCTAAAACCGTCTCCGTGATTCCCACCAACTTAATCATCGAAACACCTCCCGGCTATATGCTAGCAATAGTTCCTCGTTCCAGCACACCGAAAAGAAAAGGTCTACTAATTCCCCACGGCCTGGGTATAGTTGATCAAGACTATTGCGGTGAAAAAGACGAGATTCTTTTGCAAGTCTATAATTTCACGGACAATAAAGTAACGATTGACCGAGGCGAACGCATCGGGCAAGCCGTTTTTATCCGTATCGATAAAACCGAATGGGAAGAAACTGATCAAATGCAAAGCAACAGTCGCGGTGGCTACGGCTCAACCGGAAAATAA
- a CDS encoding thymidylate kinase: protein MVGKLIVIDGTDGSGKATQTEILVNRLKTDGYNVEVTDFPRYGQKSAGLVEEYLNGKYGGTNDVDPKVASIFYATDRYAASFDMRRWLAEGKIIVSNRYVAANMGHQGAKFIDAQKRKEYLDWLYNLEYEIFKIPKPDINIILHVAAEISQKMVDGKGRREYIGEKKRDIHENDINHLKAAEQTYLDIGKNYPGFALIECVENGQIMTKEKIAELVWQEVKKII, encoded by the coding sequence ATGGTTGGAAAATTAATAGTCATCGATGGCACTGACGGTTCAGGCAAAGCCACTCAGACGGAAATATTGGTTAATCGACTAAAAACCGACGGTTATAACGTTGAAGTAACCGACTTTCCGCGCTACGGCCAAAAATCAGCCGGATTGGTCGAAGAATATCTTAATGGTAAATATGGCGGAACAAATGATGTTGATCCAAAAGTAGCTTCTATTTTCTACGCTACCGACAGATATGCTGCTAGTTTTGATATGCGTCGATGGTTGGCTGAAGGAAAAATTATTGTTTCCAACCGCTACGTAGCGGCAAATATGGGTCATCAAGGAGCAAAATTTATTGATGCCCAAAAAAGAAAAGAATATCTCGACTGGTTGTATAACCTAGAATACGAAATTTTTAAAATACCAAAACCAGACATCAATATTATTCTCCATGTTGCCGCGGAAATATCCCAAAAAATGGTTGACGGCAAAGGACGACGTGAATACATCGGAGAAAAAAAACGCGACATCCATGAAAATGACATCAACCATCTAAAAGCTGCCGAACAAACTTATCTGGATATTGGAAAAAATTACCCAGGATTTGCTCTAATCGAATGCGTTGAAAATGGACAAATAATGACTAAAGAAAAAATTGCTGAGCTGGTTTGGCAAGAGGTC
- a CDS encoding cytidine/deoxycytidylate deaminase family protein: MSENTYTRPSWDEYFMGIARAAAARATCDRGRSGCCIARNKQLLVTGYVGSPSGCDHCDEVGHEFHVVRHPDGHESQHCIRTTHAEQNAICQAARLGISLENGTLYCKMTPCYTCAKMIINSGIKRVVCEFDYHAGERSKDIFSQAGVIYELLSSEMVHYDNM, from the coding sequence ATGTCAGAAAACACTTATACGCGACCATCATGGGATGAATACTTTATGGGTATTGCCCGCGCGGCGGCAGCTCGTGCTACTTGTGATCGAGGTAGAAGCGGTTGTTGCATTGCGAGAAACAAACAACTTTTGGTCACCGGCTATGTGGGTTCACCCTCTGGCTGCGATCACTGCGACGAAGTCGGTCACGAATTTCACGTCGTTCGTCATCCCGACGGTCATGAAAGTCAACATTGCATCCGCACTACTCACGCCGAACAAAATGCTATCTGCCAAGCAGCCCGTCTAGGCATCTCTTTAGAAAACGGCACTCTTTATTGTAAAATGACTCCTTGTTACACCTGCGCCAAAATGATTATTAATTCCGGTATCAAACGCGTGGTGTGCGAATTTGACTATCATGCCGGCGAACGTAGTAAAGATATTTTTTCCCAAGCTGGAGTGATTTATGAATTATTAAGTTCAGAAATGGTTCACTACGATAACATGTAA
- a CDS encoding AAA family ATPase, with translation MAKKIILGFVGEMVSGKGTACKYLKEKYNAPSYRFSTILRDVLDRLYLEINRKNMQNLSMILRQNFNENIFAKVIAEDVKNDPAQIITVDGVRRLADISYLKEIPGFYLIYLTADEKIRYQRIIDRGENTDDKNKTFAEFQVEQHAEAENEIGPTGQTANLTITNNGTLAELQEQIEKILKKINES, from the coding sequence ATGGCAAAAAAAATAATATTAGGTTTTGTCGGTGAGATGGTCAGCGGCAAAGGCACCGCCTGCAAATATCTAAAAGAAAAATACAACGCTCCGTCTTATCGTTTCTCAACCATCCTGCGAGATGTTTTAGATCGCCTATATCTTGAGATCAACCGTAAAAACATGCAAAATCTCTCGATGATCTTGCGGCAAAATTTTAACGAAAATATTTTTGCCAAAGTTATAGCTGAAGACGTAAAAAATGATCCAGCACAAATTATTACCGTCGACGGCGTTCGCCGTCTGGCCGATATAAGCTATCTCAAAGAAATTCCCGGATTTTACCTCATCTACCTAACGGCTGATGAAAAAATCCGCTACCAAAGAATTATTGACCGTGGCGAAAACACCGATGATAAAAACAAAACCTTTGCTGAGTTTCAAGTTGAACAACACGCCGAAGCCGAAAACGAAATCGGCCCCACTGGTCAAACCGCTAATCTTACCATCACCAACAACGGCACTCTAGCAGAATTGCAAGAACAAATCGAAAAGATATTAAAAAAAATCAATGAAAGTTAA
- a CDS encoding FAD-dependent thymidylate synthase, which produces MSNVRRIYTLSHELMPEVRAVTFAKCSRSPESFDEIAKELTEAKSAEFHEKWVVGYGHSSVAEHAFLSIAMENVSIIATKIIEDCRLASFTEKSTRYQIFTRDRCYYPENIMNSEFADLYKNTINLLFDTYEKIMGPLGEFIKNKYPPTPEQGEKIYASVCKSRTCDNARYLLPAGTLTNLGMTVNARTLEHLIVKLLSHPLQEMNNIGEDIKNAGIAEVPTLIKFADINEYQKATGKSLKNIASEIFNRKQIQPTEEPVNIVDYDTDAENKLIAALLYRFSDIPYQQIIEQVKQMTTNQKEKIIDEALNRRATFDAPLREFEHIYYTFDILMDYGAFRDVQRHRMCTQTNQLVTAVHGYETPDEIVEAGFGDDYKKAMDAAADAYQKISTKFPFEAGYLVPLAFRHRTLFTWNLRELHHFISLRSGKKGHASYRRIAQLCWQKLNSVQPLLAKYIRVDMDQTGISWAATMDRKDFVFNPYAARQNNEKKSE; this is translated from the coding sequence ATGTCTAATGTCCGCCGTATCTACACTCTTAGCCACGAACTTATGCCCGAAGTCCGCGCCGTGACTTTCGCCAAATGTTCACGTAGTCCAGAGTCTTTTGACGAAATTGCTAAAGAGCTAACCGAAGCCAAATCAGCGGAATTTCATGAAAAGTGGGTAGTCGGCTATGGCCATTCCTCTGTTGCCGAACATGCCTTCCTTTCCATTGCCATGGAAAACGTTTCTATTATTGCCACCAAAATCATCGAGGATTGCCGTCTCGCTTCTTTCACTGAAAAATCTACTCGCTATCAAATCTTTACCCGCGACCGATGTTATTACCCGGAAAACATAATGAACTCGGAATTTGCCGATTTATACAAAAATACTATCAATCTGCTTTTTGATACTTACGAAAAAATCATGGGTCCGTTAGGCGAGTTTATTAAAAATAAATATCCGCCAACTCCAGAACAAGGCGAAAAAATTTATGCCAGTGTTTGCAAATCTCGTACCTGCGATAACGCCCGTTACTTACTGCCGGCCGGTACACTAACTAATCTTGGCATGACAGTGAACGCCAGAACGCTCGAACACTTGATAGTCAAACTACTTTCTCATCCACTCCAGGAAATGAATAATATTGGCGAAGATATAAAAAATGCCGGCATTGCCGAAGTGCCGACATTGATCAAATTCGCCGATATTAACGAATACCAAAAAGCTACCGGCAAATCCCTGAAAAATATCGCTTCTGAAATATTTAATAGAAAACAAATCCAACCAACCGAAGAACCGGTAAATATCGTCGACTACGACACCGACGCTGAGAATAAACTGATTGCCGCCCTGCTTTACCGCTTCTCAGACATTCCCTATCAGCAAATAATCGAACAAGTAAAGCAAATGACAACGAATCAAAAAGAAAAAATCATCGACGAGGCGCTGAATCGCCGTGCTACCTTTGACGCGCCCTTACGTGAATTTGAACACATCTATTATACTTTTGACATCCTAATGGACTACGGTGCTTTCCGCGACGTCCAACGTCACCGTATGTGCACGCAAACTAACCAATTAGTCACCGCTGTTCACGGCTACGAAACTCCGGACGAAATTGTCGAGGCTGGATTTGGCGATGATTACAAAAAAGCCATGGATGCCGCTGCTGACGCTTACCAAAAAATCAGTACCAAGTTTCCTTTTGAAGCCGGATACTTGGTACCGCTAGCTTTTCGCCATCGGACGCTATTTACCTGGAACTTACGCGAACTACATCATTTTATCTCTCTACGTAGCGGCAAAAAAGGCCACGCTTCATACAGACGTATTGCTCAGCTCTGCTGGCAAAAATTGAACAGCGTCCAACCACTGCTAGCCAAATACATCCGCGTTGACATGGATCAAACCGGTATTTCCTGGGCAGCCACTATGGATCGTAAAGATTTTGTCTTCAATCCATACGCCGCTCGTCAAAACAACGAAAAAAAATCAGAATAA